A single genomic interval of Spirosoma linguale DSM 74 harbors:
- a CDS encoding filamentation induced by cAMP protein Fic (PFAM: filamentation induced by cAMP protein Fic~KEGG: sdn:Sden_0294 filamentation induced by cAMP protein Fic), producing MAFVLTPLPPKVDLETRVVLRKVAAAHRYLAELKGVAATIPNESILINTLALQEAKDSSAVENIITTHDDLFRAELFTDTSTSPATKEVQRYASALKKGFALVRQQKLLTLRHIIAIQQELEQNNTGFRRLPGTTLRNGETGEVVYTPPQEADQIASLMTNLEAFINDDTLFDADPLVKMAVVHYQFESIHPFCDGNGRIGRIINMLYLVQKDLLHLPILYMSRYIIQHKSGYYERLQAVRDQQDWEGWLLYMLDGVEQTARQTIVLVEAIRELMLHYKHTLRQRLPKLYSQNLLNNLFQHPYTKIDFLMADLHVTRLTATRYLDLLTEQGFVHKQKIGRNNYYINQALMKLFVDVGNSQPDGPTPLIQTTSHS from the coding sequence ATGGCATTTGTTTTAACGCCTTTACCACCCAAGGTTGATCTGGAAACCCGCGTAGTGCTACGCAAAGTGGCTGCCGCACATCGGTATCTGGCAGAGCTTAAGGGCGTAGCGGCTACGATTCCGAACGAATCAATCTTGATCAACACCCTGGCCCTACAGGAAGCGAAAGACTCTTCAGCAGTAGAAAACATCATTACCACCCATGACGATCTGTTTAGAGCCGAACTCTTCACCGATACCTCTACCAGCCCGGCAACCAAAGAAGTACAACGCTATGCCAGTGCCCTAAAAAAAGGATTTGCCTTAGTGCGCCAACAAAAGCTGCTGACTCTACGACACATTATAGCCATTCAGCAGGAATTGGAGCAGAATAATACCGGTTTTCGACGGTTACCTGGCACAACGCTCCGTAACGGAGAAACCGGAGAGGTCGTCTACACGCCCCCGCAGGAAGCTGACCAGATTGCAAGCCTGATGACTAACCTCGAAGCGTTTATCAACGACGACACCCTATTCGATGCCGACCCGCTGGTAAAGATGGCGGTTGTGCATTACCAGTTTGAAAGCATCCACCCCTTTTGCGATGGAAACGGGCGTATTGGCCGAATTATCAATATGCTGTATCTGGTGCAGAAAGACCTGCTCCATTTGCCTATCCTCTACATGAGTCGGTACATTATTCAGCATAAGAGCGGCTACTACGAACGGCTACAGGCCGTGCGCGACCAACAGGATTGGGAGGGCTGGCTACTGTATATGCTGGATGGGGTAGAACAAACGGCCCGACAAACCATTGTGCTGGTAGAGGCTATTCGAGAGCTGATGCTGCACTACAAGCACACGCTGCGGCAGCGGTTGCCCAAGCTTTACAGTCAGAACTTGCTTAACAACTTGTTTCAGCATCCTTACACCAAGATTGATTTTCTGATGGCGGACTTGCACGTGACACGCCTGACGGCCACTCGCTATCTGGACTTACTGACCGAGCAGGGCTTTGTGCATAAACAGAAGATTGGGCGTAATAATTACTACATCAATCAAGCGTTGATGAAACTGTTTGTGGATGTAGGCAATAGCCAACCGGATGGGCCTACTCCATTGATTCAGACAACGTCTCATAGCTAA
- a CDS encoding transcriptional regulator, MarR family (PFAM: regulatory protein MarR~KEGG: smd:Smed_0877 MarR family transcriptional regulator), producing MSKIVELVTAWAEFDQQYPNQSVEQFCQYQLAQQKATEAESNYDRQQQIGGLLKILGRITSAFALYHRAAMAKTGLPTAESFYYLNGLRYLGEVRKTELIQYLFAEYTTGMEAISRLHEEDYIVERADPADKRAKLISLTEKGIQALSASYQYSSKAGEMIFNGVNTEIINLCQALLAPIEERNTQEVASLKTKDFDVMYARLMKESTNQP from the coding sequence ATGAGCAAGATAGTTGAGTTAGTCACTGCCTGGGCGGAGTTCGATCAGCAATATCCGAATCAATCCGTTGAGCAATTTTGCCAATACCAGTTAGCTCAACAAAAGGCAACCGAGGCAGAATCGAATTATGACCGTCAGCAACAGATTGGTGGGCTGCTAAAAATCTTAGGTCGGATAACGAGTGCTTTTGCGTTGTATCATCGGGCGGCTATGGCTAAAACCGGTCTGCCAACGGCCGAAAGCTTTTACTATTTAAATGGCCTACGGTATCTAGGGGAAGTACGAAAGACCGAATTAATCCAGTACCTTTTTGCTGAATACACGACTGGTATGGAGGCAATCAGTCGCTTACACGAAGAGGATTACATTGTAGAACGTGCTGATCCAGCCGATAAACGAGCGAAGCTAATCAGCTTAACCGAAAAAGGGATCCAGGCCTTATCAGCCAGCTATCAGTACAGTTCAAAGGCGGGCGAAATGATCTTTAATGGTGTTAATACCGAAATCATCAACCTCTGCCAAGCCTTGTTGGCTCCCATTGAAGAACGGAACACCCAGGAGGTGGCTAGTCTAAAGACAAAAGATTTTGATGTGATGTATGCTCGGCTGATGAAGGAGAGTACGAATCAACCTTGA
- a CDS encoding transcriptional regulator, AraC family (PFAM: helix-turn-helix- domain containing protein AraC type~SMART: Helix-turn-helix, AraC domain~KEGG: dds:Ddes_0430 transcriptional regulator, AraC family), translated as MALADNQETMLQLAVKLGVPMTTHLEELAMLDLHELRIVDLLPNMMVMVRSLVSRESFSFRREPITLIEKGLLITFQNIVYDPTKEVDGLSWELPHVRVMPLQLASEIQFPKQSHIQQITILIELVYLKQFLGSDQHQFSYLFEQDSTFWIEEFMSPQMALLVEEVVSAHSDVALSAFYYRTKFLGLLYLLFATLSSRELSPHYRMRSEEIDAIYKVRNILSSSLDRPIPIEELVKVSGMNEQKLRQFFTQVFGKGLYSYYQHLRMQEAARLLKDRRLSVSETGYRLGFSNLSHFGRLFEAHFGVKPKKWSSQY; from the coding sequence ATGGCTTTAGCGGATAACCAGGAAACAATGCTGCAACTGGCGGTCAAGTTGGGCGTTCCCATGACAACCCATCTGGAGGAGTTAGCGATGCTGGATCTTCACGAACTAAGAATTGTCGATCTGCTTCCCAACATGATGGTCATGGTTCGTTCGTTAGTCTCCCGGGAATCCTTTTCCTTTCGGAGAGAGCCGATTACACTGATCGAAAAGGGTTTATTGATCACCTTTCAGAATATCGTTTATGACCCAACGAAAGAAGTCGATGGGCTGAGTTGGGAACTACCTCACGTACGGGTGATGCCGCTACAACTGGCCAGTGAGATCCAGTTTCCCAAGCAATCCCATATCCAACAAATCACAATTCTGATTGAGCTAGTTTATCTTAAGCAATTCCTTGGCAGCGATCAGCACCAGTTTAGTTATCTGTTTGAGCAGGACAGCACCTTTTGGATTGAAGAGTTTATGTCTCCCCAGATGGCCTTACTGGTTGAGGAGGTGGTCAGTGCCCACTCGGATGTTGCTCTGTCAGCGTTCTATTATCGAACGAAGTTTTTAGGTCTGCTTTACTTGTTATTTGCTACCCTTTCTAGTCGGGAATTGTCTCCCCATTATCGTATGCGATCGGAGGAGATCGATGCGATCTATAAAGTTAGAAATATCCTGTCTTCCTCCCTGGATCGGCCTATACCCATTGAGGAGTTAGTAAAAGTAAGTGGGATGAACGAACAGAAACTGCGCCAATTTTTTACCCAGGTATTTGGGAAAGGGCTGTATAGTTATTACCAGCATCTACGCATGCAAGAAGCCGCCCGGCTGCTAAAAGACCGGCGGCTGTCGGTATCGGAGACGGGCTACCGCTTAGGGTTCAGTAACTTAAGCCACTTTGGTCGATTGTTTGAAGCGCATTTTGGGGTGAAGCCCAAAAAATGGAGCAGTCAGTATTGA
- a CDS encoding alpha/beta hydrolase fold protein (PFAM: alpha/beta hydrolase fold~KEGG: cak:Caul_3206 TAP domain-containing protein): MTQFNRLVASVGVLLSLLQMAQAQPGRVRKLEPCPCAVQVDSSFRTRCAYLIVPENRKKATEKTIKLPFMVVESKNPGKRKDPLLFTAGGPGSSSLGWSRGAAKSSIIENRDCIAFEQRGTHFAIPNLWSDELSNTIKEAYRKNLNKDSMMVVGVKRYKKALEAKGIDLSGYNTDETVADIHDLIATLRLDSVNLAGISYSGGLMLAVLQKDPTPIRSLILDSPLPTFVPIDEDEPANFHESLVTLFRHVETDSTDKMRYGHLQANFERYFTSIVGKTFTIPYLEKGTTDTLRIQYTRRDLLGILVNTQPKYIPYVITELVKGNHYQHIKGMLDGLFANNNGPSGMRLSVYCADQAAYHSEQVRQQLYDTYPYLKGYHINDVYQELCDCWKVPPIKPETKQPFYSTKPTLLADGELDNACRPLYIDQIHHYMPNSQRLLFIDRGHGVSGADFTQFMQQFLANPYQKLTSQKKEIVAY, from the coding sequence ATGACTCAATTTAACCGTTTAGTAGCCTCTGTAGGCGTTCTGTTGAGTTTGCTGCAGATGGCTCAGGCTCAACCGGGACGGGTACGTAAGCTGGAACCTTGCCCCTGCGCCGTTCAGGTTGACAGCAGCTTTCGCACGCGTTGTGCCTACCTGATCGTGCCTGAGAACCGAAAAAAAGCAACTGAGAAAACCATAAAGCTCCCTTTCATGGTGGTTGAGAGTAAAAATCCAGGTAAACGGAAGGACCCGCTTTTATTCACTGCTGGTGGACCGGGCAGTAGTTCTTTAGGCTGGAGCCGGGGAGCCGCTAAAAGTTCGATTATTGAGAACCGTGATTGTATCGCTTTCGAACAGCGGGGTACTCACTTCGCCATCCCGAATCTATGGAGCGATGAACTGAGTAACACGATCAAAGAAGCGTACCGGAAAAACCTGAACAAAGACAGTATGATGGTAGTCGGTGTCAAACGCTACAAAAAGGCACTGGAAGCCAAAGGCATTGACCTGTCTGGTTACAATACCGATGAAACGGTGGCGGATATCCACGATCTGATTGCTACGCTGCGGCTTGACTCGGTTAACCTAGCCGGCATTTCGTACAGCGGAGGGCTCATGCTGGCTGTACTTCAGAAAGATCCGACTCCCATCCGATCGCTGATTCTGGATTCGCCCCTGCCGACGTTTGTCCCCATTGATGAAGATGAACCGGCTAACTTCCACGAATCGCTGGTTACGCTGTTTCGTCATGTGGAGACGGATTCAACGGATAAGATGCGGTATGGTCATCTACAAGCAAATTTCGAGCGTTACTTTACGTCCATCGTCGGTAAAACGTTTACCATTCCCTACCTCGAAAAAGGGACCACGGATACGCTACGGATTCAGTACACCCGCCGTGATTTGTTAGGCATTCTTGTCAATACCCAGCCTAAATATATTCCGTATGTCATTACCGAACTGGTGAAGGGAAATCACTACCAGCATATCAAAGGCATGCTGGATGGTCTCTTTGCGAATAATAATGGGCCTTCGGGTATGCGCTTATCGGTTTACTGCGCTGACCAAGCGGCCTATCACAGTGAACAAGTACGGCAGCAACTCTACGATACCTACCCCTACCTGAAAGGCTATCACATCAACGATGTGTACCAGGAGCTGTGCGATTGCTGGAAGGTTCCCCCCATTAAGCCGGAAACAAAGCAGCCTTTTTATTCTACCAAGCCCACGCTGCTGGCCGATGGTGAATTAGACAATGCGTGTCGCCCGCTATATATCGACCAGATTCATCACTATATGCCCAACAGCCAGCGACTTTTATTTATAGATCGTGGTCACGGCGTCTCTGGAGCCGATTTCACCCAGTTTATGCAGCAGTTTCTAGCTAATCCCTACCAGAAACTGACCTCACAGAAAAAGGAAATTGTCGCCTATTAG
- a CDS encoding Helix-turn-helix, AraC domain protein (SMART: Helix-turn-helix, AraC domain~KEGG: sbl:Sbal_2330 helix-turn-helix domain- containing protein), giving the protein MTEIFENIRQLYQFRTFSNELAEFVEFVSESSAIQTYRHVADQPFTIRMFPSWTPTFYINLGQPYHLVLGAAHHWIHKDADVLILRNNIVERHNLPTDHILTIKFYPGGLEAILGINQVQFIDQVIKLEAILPLSLLQRIKQLPQFDQRIGLIEHYFLGQYQTRKKADYYRQIVSSTIGTFDQSGMQLNTSQLADRMFNTSKTINRYFHRVVGTSPKQYLSVMRARSALTTFVNQPHRFDPVSFGYYDLSHFHKSIRQFTGQSLASQRH; this is encoded by the coding sequence ATGACCGAAATCTTCGAGAATATTAGACAGCTCTATCAATTCCGTACTTTCAGCAACGAACTGGCTGAGTTTGTCGAATTTGTCTCCGAATCATCAGCAATCCAGACGTATCGCCATGTGGCAGATCAGCCATTTACCATTCGTATGTTCCCCAGTTGGACACCCACCTTTTACATTAATCTGGGCCAACCTTATCACTTAGTCCTGGGGGCTGCCCATCACTGGATTCATAAAGACGCGGATGTACTTATTCTAAGAAATAACATCGTGGAGCGGCACAATCTGCCAACCGATCACATCCTCACCATTAAATTTTATCCGGGGGGACTCGAAGCTATTCTCGGCATCAACCAAGTTCAGTTTATCGATCAAGTCATCAAACTGGAAGCGATTTTACCGCTCTCTCTGCTGCAACGCATAAAGCAACTCCCTCAGTTTGACCAACGAATTGGCCTAATTGAACACTACTTTTTGGGGCAATACCAAACCCGTAAAAAAGCTGATTATTACCGCCAAATAGTCTCCAGCACCATCGGCACCTTCGATCAGAGTGGGATGCAGCTCAACACAAGTCAACTAGCCGACCGGATGTTTAATACCTCGAAAACCATCAATCGGTATTTCCACCGTGTGGTTGGAACATCTCCCAAACAGTACCTTTCGGTGATGCGCGCGCGAAGTGCCTTAACGACTTTTGTCAACCAGCCCCATCGCTTCGATCCAGTTTCCTTTGGCTATTACGACCTTAGTCATTTTCACAAGAGCATTCGCCAATTTACGGGCCAGAGCTTAGCCAGTCAACGACACTGA
- a CDS encoding IstB domain protein ATP-binding protein (PFAM: IstB domain protein ATP-binding protein~KEGG: tau:Tola_2684 IstB domain protein ATP-binding protein) yields the protein MNNQATLDRLRDLKLVGMYQAFETLLRLPLHQQPPADELLAQLTEAEHEYRQHRRTQMAIRAARFRYQASLEELHYGPGRNLDKTLVLRLADCRFIDRAENIFLTGSTGCGKSYVASALGYQACQLGYRVGYHNLIRLIQRLQLAKADGSYQREMSRLERQHLLILDDWGLQPLDQNGRLALLQIMEDRHGKAATIITSQLPVSKWHEYIDDPTLADAILDRLTHKAHRMELKGESMRRKQSLAAEK from the coding sequence ATGAATAACCAAGCGACACTTGACCGACTACGGGACCTTAAACTGGTGGGCATGTATCAGGCCTTCGAGACCCTGCTTCGCCTACCCCTTCACCAGCAACCGCCTGCCGACGAACTGCTGGCCCAGCTTACTGAAGCTGAACATGAGTACCGTCAACACCGACGCACCCAGATGGCCATCCGGGCGGCCCGCTTTCGCTATCAGGCCTCGCTGGAAGAGTTGCACTACGGCCCTGGCCGCAACCTGGATAAGACGCTGGTGCTTCGTTTGGCCGACTGCCGCTTCATCGATCGAGCCGAGAATATCTTCCTGACGGGATCAACTGGCTGCGGCAAAAGTTACGTGGCTTCGGCCCTGGGCTATCAGGCCTGTCAGCTGGGGTATCGGGTGGGTTATCACAATCTGATCCGGCTCATACAGCGACTGCAACTGGCTAAAGCCGACGGCTCCTACCAGCGGGAGATGAGTCGTCTGGAGCGGCAACACCTGCTCATTCTGGATGACTGGGGCTTACAACCCCTTGATCAGAATGGCCGATTGGCCCTGTTACAGATCATGGAGGACCGGCATGGCAAGGCCGCTACGATCATCACCTCGCAACTGCCGGTGAGTAAATGGCACGAATACATCGACGATCCTACCTTGGCCGATGCCATCCTGGACCGGCTAACTCACAAGGCTCATCGGATGGAGTTGAAGGGTGAATCGATGCGACGCAAGCAAAGTCTTGCGGCTGAGAAATAA
- a CDS encoding RES domain protein (PFAM: RES domain protein~KEGG: bac:BamMC406_5847 RES domain-containing protein), giving the protein MYTAYRIIRDKYRHEPLSIEGSRLFGGRWNPKGIGVLYATSTPELGLVETLAHAPGVRYEELPTYWVFTLEIPEDIRYYQRQELPAYWQDETYERTQVWLQDWLDLPDQLGVAIPSVLVPLSYNIILHPKHPSFSQIKVIGQEIQPVDRRLWRQG; this is encoded by the coding sequence ATGTACACGGCCTACCGCATCATCCGGGATAAGTATCGCCATGAACCCTTATCCATCGAAGGCAGCCGGCTGTTTGGCGGCCGTTGGAATCCTAAAGGAATCGGCGTTTTATACGCCACCTCAACGCCGGAATTAGGCTTGGTAGAAACCTTAGCTCATGCGCCGGGCGTGCGCTACGAGGAGTTACCCACCTATTGGGTGTTCACCCTGGAGATCCCGGAAGATATTCGCTATTACCAACGGCAGGAGCTACCTGCCTATTGGCAGGATGAGACGTACGAGCGCACCCAAGTTTGGTTACAGGACTGGTTAGACTTACCCGATCAGTTAGGTGTTGCCATTCCTTCGGTCTTAGTGCCGCTGTCCTACAACATCATTCTGCATCCCAAGCATCCAAGCTTTTCTCAGATTAAGGTAATCGGTCAGGAGATTCAGCCCGTTGACCGTCGCTTATGGCGGCAGGGCTAA
- a CDS encoding putative esterase (PFAM: putative esterase~SMART: Tetratricopeptide repeat~KEGG: shn:Shewana3_1514 putative esterase), translating into MNIRLWLTCWTLWFLPQLINAQVADNRLCVGTSNQIYSTLLKETRTVWVHLPAHSDPKQRYPVLYVLDGENHFGATVGMTQQMAGVWPEMIVVGITNTVRERDLTPARSTTDTHQPVVYSGQEDFLQFIGQELIPYIDSRFPTTSYRLLSGHSLGGLTVINALLYNTQLFNAYIALEPSLWWDNQQFLQAVEKKLATKTFTNTSLFMAVANPTLATGLDTVRALRDTTAKTMLYRSVTQFIKGLRRYPNNGLRWNSQFFPDERHGTIQLVGQYKALTTLFDYYPFRTSQFENHPELDMDSVLVAHYKTVSARLGYTVLPSEELVNNLGYTSMGLGQPQKAYAFFKRNVETYPKSANAYDSLGDYFVWQGEKIKAIAAFRHALSLQETADTRRKLDELLKK; encoded by the coding sequence ATGAACATACGCCTTTGGTTGACCTGTTGGACGCTCTGGTTTCTCCCCCAGCTAATAAACGCACAAGTCGCTGATAATCGGCTTTGTGTTGGGACAAGTAATCAAATCTATTCAACCCTTCTGAAGGAAACCCGAACAGTTTGGGTTCACCTACCGGCTCATTCTGACCCCAAACAACGCTATCCCGTCCTGTATGTGTTGGATGGGGAGAATCATTTTGGGGCTACTGTTGGCATGACCCAGCAAATGGCCGGTGTTTGGCCTGAAATGATCGTCGTTGGTATTACCAATACGGTTCGAGAACGGGATCTAACGCCCGCTCGCTCGACGACGGATACTCATCAACCCGTTGTTTATAGTGGCCAAGAGGACTTTCTGCAGTTTATCGGGCAGGAATTAATTCCCTACATTGATTCACGTTTTCCGACCACATCCTATCGACTGCTCAGTGGTCATTCCTTAGGCGGCTTGACGGTAATCAACGCCCTGCTATATAACACCCAGTTGTTTAATGCCTACATTGCCCTCGAGCCTAGTCTATGGTGGGATAATCAGCAGTTTCTACAAGCGGTCGAAAAAAAGCTAGCCACTAAGACGTTCACCAATACATCGTTATTCATGGCGGTGGCCAATCCAACGCTGGCTACGGGATTGGATACGGTTCGTGCGTTACGCGATACGACTGCCAAAACCATGCTGTATCGGTCGGTGACTCAGTTCATCAAGGGCCTCAGGCGTTATCCGAACAATGGCTTACGATGGAATTCGCAATTCTTTCCTGATGAACGGCACGGAACGATCCAGCTCGTTGGCCAATATAAAGCCCTTACTACTTTATTTGATTATTATCCCTTTCGAACGAGTCAGTTTGAAAACCATCCCGAGCTGGACATGGATTCGGTTCTGGTGGCTCATTACAAGACTGTCTCGGCTAGACTGGGCTACACCGTATTGCCGTCCGAGGAACTGGTCAATAATTTGGGCTACACCAGCATGGGCTTAGGGCAGCCCCAGAAAGCCTATGCCTTTTTCAAACGGAATGTTGAGACGTATCCCAAAAGCGCCAATGCCTATGATAGCTTAGGCGACTATTTTGTCTGGCAAGGGGAAAAAATAAAAGCGATCGCGGCATTTCGACACGCCTTGAGCTTACAGGAAACGGCCGATACCCGCCGTAAACTGGACGAGTTACTCAAAAAATGA
- a CDS encoding monooxygenase FAD-binding protein (PFAM: monooxygenase FAD-binding; FAD dependent oxidoreductase~KEGG: 2-polyprenyl-6-methoxyphenol hydroxylase and related FAD-dependent oxidoreductases) has translation MRKRIIISGGGIAGLAAAILLQKQGHQIIVLDKVNDFTQAGFLLSLKSFGVTIMEELGLGQQLLDASAPSEYMNFVDSDGQLIRRVSYERMNQQINQSIRLITRGGLHHLLVHAIQDKVTILLDTRLEQVEQIGQTVKATLSNGQLIEADLLLVSEGLRSTTRNRYIAGSHVEDFNVFYMGGRLNEPHTYPVGSFKTFIDVNKSLAIYPISSDELAMQCYIYNTDEVAQLQAKTDQLLTETFKGYGSEVQQLIDRFLHHGLLFSDKMGMAHAPNLVNNRIVLVGDAGYCPTALSGMGASLSLYGAKALAHFISQSPDEISLACQHYNALMQPIIEKFQRNARSNAETFLPQNEASLNAFTRYFSTASEADLYQRMTAQLVLTDDQLHFFYQ, from the coding sequence ATGAGAAAACGAATCATCATTTCAGGGGGCGGTATAGCGGGTCTAGCGGCCGCTATTCTTTTACAAAAACAAGGTCACCAGATTATTGTGCTCGACAAAGTGAACGACTTCACCCAGGCCGGCTTTCTGCTTTCCTTAAAAAGCTTTGGGGTGACCATCATGGAAGAGCTTGGGCTTGGTCAGCAGCTGCTGGATGCTTCCGCACCGTCAGAGTATATGAACTTTGTGGATTCGGATGGACAGCTGATTCGCCGTGTCAGTTACGAGAGGATGAATCAGCAGATCAACCAGTCGATCCGCCTGATAACCCGGGGCGGACTTCATCACCTACTCGTTCATGCCATTCAGGATAAGGTAACGATTCTGTTGGATACCCGCCTGGAACAAGTAGAACAAATTGGGCAAACCGTCAAGGCTACCCTGTCCAATGGCCAACTGATTGAAGCGGATCTTCTACTGGTTTCGGAAGGACTACGATCAACAACCCGCAACCGCTATATAGCCGGCAGCCATGTGGAAGACTTCAATGTTTTTTACATGGGTGGTCGACTAAACGAGCCTCATACCTATCCTGTAGGTAGTTTCAAAACGTTTATCGACGTCAACAAAAGTTTGGCTATCTATCCGATCAGTTCTGATGAGCTGGCTATGCAGTGTTATATCTACAACACCGATGAGGTAGCCCAACTCCAGGCCAAAACAGATCAGCTGTTAACGGAGACCTTTAAAGGGTATGGTAGCGAGGTGCAACAATTGATTGACCGCTTCCTGCACCATGGGCTGCTGTTTTCGGATAAAATGGGGATGGCTCATGCCCCCAATCTGGTCAACAATCGGATTGTGCTGGTCGGTGATGCCGGTTACTGTCCTACTGCCTTGTCGGGCATGGGCGCTTCTTTATCACTGTACGGGGCTAAAGCATTGGCGCATTTTATTAGCCAATCCCCCGATGAGATCAGCTTGGCTTGTCAGCACTACAATGCGTTGATGCAGCCGATCATTGAAAAATTTCAGCGCAATGCCCGAAGCAACGCCGAAACGTTTCTGCCCCAAAATGAAGCTAGTTTGAACGCGTTCACCAGGTACTTCAGCACCGCATCCGAAGCCGATTTATACCAGCGCATGACCGCTCAGCTGGTCTTGACCGATGACCAACTTCATTTTTTCTACCAATAG
- a CDS encoding conserved hypothetical protein (PFAM: conserved hypothetical protein~KEGG: nmu:Nmul_A0917 hypothetical protein): MALPIASSTALTDRQSPFSLVSSSRQGVLRTQVDEIAALVGLTDKEMAFALNMTPRNLHRLKQDQRFGIDASERLLLLKNLVLHALDTFEGRRTTVLQWLRTPIRELANQAPLQLLDTVTGFGLVDDVLGRLDYGLPA, translated from the coding sequence ATGGCCTTACCTATCGCTTCCTCCACAGCCTTAACCGACCGACAATCTCCCTTCAGTTTGGTGAGTTCCTCACGACAGGGCGTACTACGCACTCAGGTCGATGAAATTGCCGCTTTGGTGGGCTTAACGGATAAGGAGATGGCCTTTGCCCTCAACATGACTCCCCGTAACTTACACCGCTTGAAGCAGGATCAACGCTTTGGGATCGATGCCTCCGAGCGGCTCTTACTGTTGAAGAACTTAGTGCTGCATGCCCTGGATACCTTTGAGGGACGACGCACAACGGTACTGCAGTGGTTGCGAACACCCATCCGGGAACTGGCCAATCAAGCTCCTCTCCAACTGCTGGATACAGTGACCGGGTTTGGCTTAGTCGATGATGTGCTGGGACGCTTAGATTACGGGTTGCCAGCCTAA